One Fusarium falciforme chromosome 1, complete sequence genomic window carries:
- a CDS encoding Phosphatidylserine decarboxylase, whose product MLLFVLLHAILDYLVSWLHPRAHWGWLSCNRKTGKLEREIIPLGKKLKLLLLFNHVTEWLDTTHAMRLYIHNKSLEEGKEEASPESKKRIRKFVDYYGINMDDFDPSEIDRYNTFEDFFVRRHTPQSRPIYKPEDPATAVVVADSRVVTYTSVAEAKKLWIKGHDFSITNLVMDTRLGSEYDKAMVASFRLSPQDYHRYHSPVTGRVKLFRSVPGDYYQVDPVALQSQVDILTRNKREYVVIETEEFGDVLFVAIGATNVGSVVIHEKFRKGDAGIKKGDELGYFQFGGSSIIVAFQEKRIQFDQDLTELSKERIQISVEVGMSLGHATRRHVRSFGSSEPTYAEVANPNA is encoded by the exons ATGCTTCTCTTTGTCTTGTTACACGCCATTCTGGACTACCTTGTTTCCTGGCTTCATCCG CGCGCCCATTGGGGATGGCTCTCTTGCAACCGCAAA ACTGGGAAACTCGAACGCGAAATCATCCCGCTGGGCAAGAAACTCAAGCTCCTACTCCTATTCAACCATGTGACCGAATGGCTTGACACCACGCATGCCATGCGCTTATACATCCATAACAAATCATTGGAAGAAG GCAAAGAAGAGGCATCTCCAGAATCAAAGAAGCGAATCCGGAAATTTGTAGACTACTATGGCATCAACATGGATGACTTTGACCCTTCGGAAATTGACAGGTACAACACATTCGAAGACTTCTTTGTCAGAAGGCATACCCCGCAGTCAAGGCCCATCTATAAGCCTGAGGATCCTGCGACCGCGGTAGTTGTCGCCGACTCGAGAGTAGTCACGTATACATCAGTCGCAGAGGCAAAGAAGCTATGGATCAAGGGACACGACTTTAGCATCACCAACCTTGTCATGGATACGCGGCTGGGGTCCGAGTACGACAAGGCAATGGTCGCCAGCTTCCGCTTGTCGCCCCAGGATTATCACCGCTATCACTCACCCGTCACCGGCAGGGTCAAGCTGTTCCGAAGTGTGCCGGGGGACTATTATCAAGTTGATCCTGTTGCTCTGCAGAGCCAGGTAGATATCTTGACGAGAAACAAGAGGGAATACGTTGTTATTGAGACCGAGGAGTTTGGGGATGTCTTGTTTGTTGCGATTGGGGCGACCAATGTGGGATCAGTCGT CATACATGAGAAATTTCGAAAGGGTGACGCCGGGATCAAGAAGGGCGACGAGCTAGGATACTTTCAGTTCGGTGGCTCCTCCATCATCGTGGCATTTCAAGAGAAGAGGATACAATTCGATCAGGATCTGACCGAGTTGAGCAAGGAGCGCATTCAAATCTCGGTCGAAGTGGGCATGAGCCTGGGTCATGCAACTCGACGCCATGTCCGTTCTTTCGGGTCTTCTGAACCTACTTATGCCGAGGTTGCAAATCCAAATGCTTGA